The Chryseobacterium aureum genome contains a region encoding:
- a CDS encoding LUD domain-containing protein: protein MNLFKRIVSKLTNQPEEEDKQSLEKLGDSLKNADLDYKFAQLFTHSGGFFNYCADEAEALQTLNQIIKIEGIHNLFCWDKELQNFLNVVKSAHTSELQPSNDAAFITCEYLIAYDGRIMLSHNNILHYHSSRLPDKIIIIANVSQIVNNLNDAMGKIKRNGNIKNLTSISGSQSKMDSSSNSNTKLFLLLLED from the coding sequence TTGAATTTATTCAAGAGGATTGTAAGCAAACTTACCAACCAGCCTGAAGAAGAGGACAAACAGAGCCTGGAGAAGCTTGGGGATTCGCTGAAAAATGCGGATCTTGACTATAAGTTTGCGCAATTATTTACGCATTCGGGGGGATTTTTTAATTATTGTGCAGATGAAGCGGAGGCTCTACAAACTTTAAATCAAATTATCAAAATAGAAGGGATACACAACCTTTTCTGCTGGGATAAAGAACTTCAGAATTTTTTGAACGTAGTGAAGTCTGCCCATACTTCAGAACTGCAGCCGTCCAATGACGCCGCATTCATCACCTGTGAATACCTGATTGCCTATGACGGCAGAATCATGCTTTCGCATAATAATATTCTTCATTATCATTCTTCAAGGCTTCCCGATAAAATTATCATCATTGCCAATGTCTCTCAGATTGTCAATAACCTGAATGATGCTATGGGAAAAATCAAAAGAAACGGAAATATCAAGAACCTTACTTCCATCAGCGGAAGCCAGTCTAAAATGGACAGTTCTTCGAATTCCAATACAAAATTATTTTTATTGCTGCTTGAAGATTAA
- a CDS encoding phosphatidate cytidylyltransferase, whose product MDKNLIQRTVSGIVYVAIIILCSTPLGAQLLNTIAPGLAKQQYLYHGLMSLLLIVGTWECVKIMKFGNGYEKWVVYPLVIFIFYMFSKRYFNHDFFFDFRLSEILALALIGIAVVTLFKYPNELYFDSGKLIFTVIYVALPFSFALGLPKFSSYTDSFSLEVLFLFILIWSSDTFAYLVGKFFGKHKMAPKISPKKTWEGYAGGVILTLVLSYFIEHYQPELRGNWMIVGFLVAAFAPLGDLVESQLKRNFGVKDSGNIIPGHGGVLDRLDSFIICVPVVYLYFILEKFI is encoded by the coding sequence TTGGACAAAAATCTCATTCAAAGAACCGTATCAGGGATCGTTTATGTAGCTATCATTATTCTTTGTTCTACTCCGCTGGGAGCACAGCTGCTGAACACTATTGCACCTGGTCTTGCCAAGCAGCAGTATCTATATCATGGATTAATGAGTTTGCTGCTGATTGTGGGGACATGGGAATGTGTCAAAATCATGAAGTTTGGAAACGGCTATGAAAAATGGGTGGTATATCCATTGGTCATTTTTATATTTTACATGTTTTCCAAAAGATATTTTAATCACGATTTCTTTTTTGATTTCAGGCTTAGCGAAATACTGGCCCTGGCGCTCATTGGGATTGCTGTGGTTACGTTATTCAAATATCCTAACGAATTATACTTTGACAGCGGGAAGCTTATTTTTACCGTTATCTATGTGGCGCTGCCATTCAGTTTTGCATTAGGCCTGCCAAAGTTCTCCAGTTATACCGACAGCTTCTCTCTGGAAGTTCTGTTTCTTTTTATCCTGATCTGGAGTAGTGATACTTTTGCATATCTGGTAGGGAAATTCTTCGGCAAACATAAAATGGCCCCTAAAATATCTCCTAAGAAAACATGGGAAGGATATGCAGGAGGTGTAATATTAACACTGGTTTTATCCTACTTCATTGAACACTATCAGCCCGAGCTGAGAGGAAACTGGATGATTGTAGGATTTCTGGTGGCTGCTTTTGCTCCATTAGGTGATTTGGTGGAGAGCCAATTAAAAAGAAATTTCGGTGTAAAGGACAGTGGAAACATCATTCCTGGGCATGGCGGAGTTTTAGACAGGCTGGATAGTTTTATTATTTGTGTTCCTGTCGTATATTTGTACTTTATTTTAGAAAAATTTATTTAG
- a CDS encoding phosphatidylserine decarboxylase family protein — translation MKLHRESKGTITVATLLFIILGALAIYFLKIWSLLIIMPLLVIYALVFWFFRVPDRNILDHKENVIAPVDGKVVMIKEVDEDEFIKGKAIQVSIFMSPLNVHICRYPVSGDVIYKKYHPGKYLVAWHEKSSTENERTTVAIETMTRHKVVFRQIAGYVARRIVFYCNEGDKAKAGHEFGFIKFGSRMDVFLPLDTEIICKIGDITKGGEDIIAKLKDN, via the coding sequence ATGAAATTACATAGAGAATCAAAAGGAACAATTACTGTAGCAACCTTGCTTTTTATTATTCTGGGTGCTTTAGCAATTTATTTCCTTAAAATATGGTCCCTGCTGATCATCATGCCATTATTGGTTATTTACGCCTTAGTTTTCTGGTTTTTCAGAGTTCCGGATCGTAATATTCTTGATCACAAAGAAAACGTAATCGCCCCGGTAGACGGAAAAGTGGTAATGATTAAAGAAGTGGATGAAGATGAATTTATAAAAGGAAAAGCCATCCAGGTTTCTATTTTTATGTCTCCACTGAATGTGCATATCTGCAGATACCCTGTTTCTGGAGATGTGATTTACAAAAAATACCATCCCGGGAAGTATCTGGTGGCATGGCATGAGAAGTCTTCCACAGAGAACGAAAGAACTACGGTAGCCATAGAAACGATGACCCGTCATAAAGTAGTCTTCAGACAGATTGCAGGATATGTGGCCAGAAGGATTGTTTTCTATTGTAATGAAGGAGATAAAGCCAAAGCGGGACATGAGTTCGGATTTATTAAGTTCGGGTCCAGAATGGATGTATTCCTGCCTTTGGATACGGAGATCATATGTAAGATCGGCGATATTACAAAAGGGGGTGAGGATATTATCGCCAAACTGAAAGATAATTAA
- a CDS encoding helix-turn-helix transcriptional regulator has product MIYKFFFRMINDEAEKTDDDFDSDYLHLINRYLLLLFFIFLFYSIFIIAFFGDMLISIFLTVITFFWLLLMAIKGKTRRFRNVLKGAIISIFVMLTFIVNFFNIYTYKNAGVEYFYFCLLFAVPFFLNYKKDALAIFFITFMISINFIVCLYFDFDFLPKSRYIEKEDFKTIKLLNILFSVASFLMDIVFITQKDALIHGLISDKKQKDSTIKDLVKTNTELMKHQMLINHLSEENIQEILNLAESNSPMFFEKFQVFFPHFIPDILKINPNLIHSELYFCALMKLDFDTKKIAQCTNNSIRAVESKKYRIRKKLNISSEVNINSFLIKI; this is encoded by the coding sequence ATGATTTATAAGTTTTTCTTTAGAATGATTAACGACGAAGCTGAGAAAACAGATGATGACTTTGACAGTGATTATCTGCATTTAATTAATCGATATCTGCTTTTACTGTTTTTCATATTCCTGTTTTATTCCATTTTTATCATCGCTTTTTTCGGTGATATGCTGATTTCTATATTTCTTACTGTTATTACCTTTTTCTGGCTGCTTCTTATGGCAATAAAAGGGAAGACAAGGCGGTTTAGAAATGTATTGAAAGGAGCGATTATCTCTATATTTGTTATGCTGACATTTATAGTGAATTTCTTTAATATTTATACTTACAAAAATGCGGGGGTAGAGTATTTCTATTTTTGTCTTTTGTTTGCTGTTCCCTTCTTTCTGAACTATAAGAAAGATGCTCTTGCCATCTTTTTCATTACTTTTATGATCAGTATCAACTTTATTGTCTGCCTTTATTTTGATTTTGATTTTCTGCCAAAAAGCAGATACATAGAAAAGGAGGATTTTAAAACCATAAAGCTGCTGAATATTTTATTTTCCGTGGCTTCATTCCTTATGGATATTGTTTTTATCACGCAGAAAGATGCGCTCATTCACGGGTTAATATCAGATAAAAAACAAAAGGATTCTACCATCAAAGATCTGGTAAAAACCAATACGGAACTCATGAAACATCAGATGCTGATTAATCATCTTTCAGAAGAAAATATTCAGGAGATTTTAAATTTAGCAGAGAGCAATTCCCCCATGTTTTTTGAAAAATTTCAGGTTTTTTTCCCGCATTTTATTCCGGATATTTTAAAAATAAATCCTAATCTTATTCATTCTGAACTGTATTTCTGTGCTTTGATGAAGCTTGATTTTGATACCAAGAAGATTGCTCAGTGTACCAATAACAGCATCCGGGCTGTGGAAAGTAAAAAATACAGGATCCGGAAAAAGCTGAATATTTCTTCAGAGGTCAATATCAATAGCTTTCTTATTAAAATTTAA
- a CDS encoding transposase — protein sequence MNIKNIHIGSMIRSKVEEHHISVDRICNFFESTEDDIEKMYRSKSMDTEMLLKWCKLLRFDFFRFYTGHLILYAPQSRIDNVIRQKEKSLVFRKSIYTQEVKDFILEKIKNGTLSANDVVERYKIPKTTLYKWMKKL from the coding sequence ATGAATATTAAGAACATTCATATAGGAAGTATGATCAGATCTAAAGTGGAAGAGCATCATATCTCTGTAGACAGGATCTGTAATTTTTTTGAAAGCACAGAAGATGATATAGAAAAGATGTACCGTTCGAAAAGTATGGATACAGAAATGCTTCTGAAGTGGTGCAAACTTTTAAGATTCGATTTCTTTAGGTTTTATACCGGCCATCTGATTCTGTATGCTCCGCAGTCCAGAATAGATAATGTAATCAGGCAAAAGGAAAAATCTCTTGTTTTCAGAAAAAGTATCTATACGCAGGAGGTAAAGGATTTTATCCTTGAAAAAATAAAAAACGGAACTTTGTCTGCCAATGACGTTGTGGAAAGGTATAAAATACCCAAAACCACTTTATATAAATGGATGAAAAAACTATAA
- a CDS encoding helix-turn-helix domain-containing protein, with translation MIPDYKQIYTDILEEKFPERLADAALMHQLETLHSAFDIFKFNQLIFGEPEYAVGFNNQRLRSYDEASILKILKYQQQKGLNNLQLGKQFKISRNTIAKWKAIFKL, from the coding sequence ATGATCCCTGATTATAAGCAGATATATACAGATATTCTTGAAGAAAAGTTTCCTGAAAGATTAGCAGACGCTGCTCTCATGCATCAACTGGAAACACTGCATTCGGCTTTTGACATTTTTAAATTTAATCAACTGATTTTTGGAGAACCTGAGTATGCTGTTGGGTTTAATAATCAGAGACTTCGTTCTTATGATGAAGCGTCTATATTGAAAATTCTTAAATATCAGCAGCAAAAAGGACTGAACAATCTTCAGTTGGGTAAACAGTTTAAAATAAGCCGGAATACTATTGCCAAATGGAAAGCTATTTTCAAATTATAA
- a CDS encoding autotransporter outer membrane beta-barrel domain-containing protein — protein sequence MMETKFTMPPIKVLLIAMLFVFGKSFSQTNNGAVGINTTAPNSNSVLDIVSGDNNKGILIPRLTEAQRNAITINQSKDDGLTIYNTTEDCINYWSLADNEWKSVCGQMGKAVFTIDCSTSKAMGSYVKGKELTNSNYLSIAVNVTKPGNYTISGTTTNGYNFYGTGVFLNTGTQTIQIPGQGTPQNIQIDNVSLEANGTAVTCTPAISIAVLSPAGTYTMSCGSATVNGVYKVGTALNASNTITLPVNVAALGSYTITTNTVDGISFSGSGTFTATGNQNVTLQGTGTPTSTTVKTMTITSDSQGGVSTTCSVNVIVVVPKKKLLTIGTAPNGCGYNVSGTSPSGMVTKAAANFGTLANSIVKYEGWDQIIDGTDSPSAAQLTSWTTGTNPVDIIVIGYAWGMNAAEAQVLRNYLAKGGVIVAYSESNSGMQNLFRNVFDGSVNTGSVNSAGAIYKLPMTNDEILNGPFGDIRGLQWGEDASSTTYATGLPSSEITVYSGDTNISTASPSGTVGRVTAFKHNTLNFIWVGDGGFNSQCGTVTAPNTSDTICPFYADTNYKPIPKPNYGNGAAAYEMNVYNSIFYANALAWAIKKAEFSGINTK from the coding sequence ATGATGGAAACAAAATTTACAATGCCTCCAATCAAAGTTTTGCTCATCGCAATGCTTTTTGTTTTTGGAAAATCTTTTTCTCAAACCAATAATGGTGCAGTAGGGATTAATACCACAGCACCCAATTCCAATTCTGTTTTGGATATTGTCTCAGGAGATAATAACAAAGGAATACTTATTCCCCGGTTAACAGAAGCACAGCGAAATGCCATTACAATCAATCAGTCTAAAGATGATGGTTTGACTATTTACAACACTACAGAAGACTGTATCAATTACTGGAGTCTTGCAGATAATGAATGGAAAAGCGTCTGCGGACAGATGGGAAAAGCAGTTTTTACCATAGACTGTTCTACATCCAAAGCAATGGGAAGCTATGTAAAAGGAAAAGAACTCACCAATTCGAATTATCTGAGCATCGCCGTTAATGTCACTAAACCGGGTAATTATACCATTTCCGGAACCACCACTAACGGATACAATTTTTACGGAACCGGAGTATTTCTTAATACCGGAACACAAACAATACAGATTCCGGGGCAGGGAACTCCTCAGAATATTCAGATAGATAACGTTTCACTTGAAGCAAACGGTACTGCTGTTACCTGTACACCTGCTATTTCTATTGCAGTGTTAAGTCCTGCAGGAACCTATACCATGAGCTGTGGAAGTGCAACGGTAAATGGTGTTTATAAAGTAGGAACAGCCCTTAACGCTTCCAATACCATTACGCTGCCTGTGAATGTTGCAGCATTAGGAAGTTATACCATCACTACCAACACCGTTGATGGAATTTCTTTCAGCGGATCAGGAACATTTACGGCTACAGGAAATCAGAATGTTACTTTACAGGGAACAGGAACTCCTACTTCCACAACAGTGAAAACAATGACCATTACTTCTGACAGCCAGGGAGGAGTATCTACCACATGCTCTGTAAATGTAATTGTAGTGGTTCCCAAGAAAAAACTTCTAACTATTGGAACAGCACCCAACGGTTGTGGATATAACGTATCAGGAACTTCTCCATCCGGGATGGTAACCAAAGCTGCTGCTAATTTTGGAACATTGGCCAACAGTATTGTAAAATACGAAGGATGGGATCAAATCATAGACGGTACAGATAGCCCAAGCGCCGCACAGCTCACAAGCTGGACAACCGGAACTAATCCTGTTGATATTATTGTAATAGGATATGCATGGGGAATGAATGCCGCAGAAGCACAGGTATTAAGAAATTATCTGGCAAAAGGAGGAGTAATTGTTGCGTATTCTGAAAGTAACAGCGGAATGCAGAATCTTTTCAGAAATGTTTTTGACGGATCTGTCAATACAGGAAGCGTAAACAGCGCAGGTGCTATCTATAAACTGCCAATGACCAATGATGAAATCCTGAACGGTCCTTTTGGAGATATCAGAGGATTGCAGTGGGGAGAAGATGCTTCTTCTACAACTTACGCTACAGGGTTGCCATCAAGTGAGATTACAGTATATTCAGGAGATACCAATATCTCTACAGCTTCACCATCAGGAACCGTAGGCCGTGTAACTGCATTTAAGCATAACACGTTGAACTTCATCTGGGTAGGAGATGGCGGATTCAATTCTCAGTGTGGAACGGTGACTGCTCCGAATACTTCAGACACCATATGCCCATTCTATGCAGATACGAACTACAAGCCTATTCCTAAGCCCAACTATGGAAACGGAGCTGCTGCATATGAGATGAATGTATACAATTCAATATTCTATGCCAATGCTCTTGCCTGGGCCATTAAAAAGGCAGAATTCAGCGGAATAAACACAAAATGA
- a CDS encoding DUF1801 domain-containing protein produces the protein MNPIQEYFYSIEEPERSTLLFLRDAILASDPEHITETFSFGLPFIKYKKKMLCYFYYSKKYQKHYLSFYHGDRLDHPELIQDGRKKFKILLIDTDEDIPVEFILSLTEEVKRYIK, from the coding sequence ATGAATCCTATACAAGAGTATTTCTACAGCATCGAAGAGCCTGAAAGAAGTACTCTTTTATTTTTGCGTGATGCTATTTTAGCTTCGGATCCGGAACATATTACAGAGACATTCAGTTTCGGGCTTCCGTTTATCAAATACAAAAAGAAAATGCTGTGCTACTTCTACTACAGCAAAAAATACCAAAAGCATTACCTGAGCTTTTATCATGGTGACAGACTTGATCATCCCGAACTGATACAGGATGGCAGAAAGAAGTTCAAGATCCTTCTTATTGATACTGACGAAGATATTCCTGTAGAATTTATATTAAGCCTTACAGAAGAGGTTAAAAGGTATATAAAATAA
- a CDS encoding ABC transporter ATP-binding protein, whose amino-acid sequence MNQYIKILKFARPHQKYIYGSLFFNLMYSVFQIASLGTILPVLGMLFGTIEAKKYSHPPVYSGEILDFFSYAKEYANYYVQSLVTEHGALNVLAWLCVVTAFMFLLRNLFRYLGSFLLINYRVGVTKDLRGAMYRKILSLPVSFFTESRKGDLMSRMSNDVGEVEGNILGSLVELINAPFMLISTLVTLFFLSTEMTLFSLLVLPVMGTMIALIGKSLKKDSHEAQNEMGNIFSIVDETLKSTKVIKIFSAEKIMDNRFMQSMQKWINSSISLGRKKELASPMSEFLGSVTFLIIAWYGGKQIIVEQSISPADFLVFLGIFFQILPPVKSLSQSISNVQKGEASLERVLAILDADVKIDEIPNPVPISTLNHSIEFNNIGFYYDKDHTILKNFSLSIPKGKTVALVGQSGSGKTTIANLLARFYDVSEGEILIDGTDIKHLKLQEYRKLLGMVTQESVLFNDSVYNNILMGKPDATREEVIAAAKIANADAFITRLPEGYESNIGDDGGKLSGGQKQRVSIARAVLKNPPIMILDEATSALDTESERFVQDALEKMMENRTSLVIAHRLSTIQKADWIVVMEKGDIVEQGTHHDLIAKRGMYHKLVELQNFD is encoded by the coding sequence ATGAACCAATATATTAAAATACTAAAGTTCGCAAGACCTCACCAAAAATACATCTACGGAAGTTTGTTTTTCAACCTTATGTACTCTGTGTTTCAGATTGCTTCCTTAGGAACTATTCTACCGGTTTTGGGGATGCTTTTCGGAACCATAGAGGCTAAAAAATATAGCCACCCGCCTGTTTATTCAGGAGAAATTCTTGATTTCTTCTCTTATGCAAAGGAATATGCCAATTATTATGTTCAGAGTTTAGTAACCGAGCATGGTGCACTGAATGTTTTGGCCTGGCTTTGTGTGGTAACGGCTTTTATGTTCTTGCTGAGAAATCTTTTCAGATATTTAGGTTCATTTTTACTGATCAATTACCGTGTAGGGGTTACTAAAGACCTTCGTGGAGCGATGTACAGAAAGATTCTGTCTTTACCTGTTTCCTTTTTTACAGAAAGCAGGAAGGGAGACCTGATGTCCCGTATGTCCAATGATGTGGGCGAAGTGGAAGGTAATATTTTAGGAAGTTTGGTTGAATTAATCAACGCGCCTTTCATGCTGATCAGCACGTTGGTAACGCTTTTCTTTTTAAGTACAGAGATGACGCTTTTCTCTCTTTTAGTATTGCCTGTAATGGGAACCATGATTGCTTTGATCGGAAAAAGCCTGAAAAAAGACTCTCACGAAGCGCAGAATGAAATGGGAAATATTTTCTCTATCGTAGACGAAACCTTGAAGTCTACCAAAGTGATCAAGATTTTCAGCGCAGAAAAAATCATGGACAACCGTTTTATGCAGTCTATGCAGAAATGGATCAACAGCTCAATAAGCCTGGGCAGAAAAAAAGAACTGGCCTCTCCGATGAGCGAATTTTTAGGTTCGGTAACGTTCTTAATTATCGCCTGGTACGGGGGTAAACAAATTATTGTAGAACAAAGTATTTCGCCTGCGGATTTCCTTGTTTTCCTGGGGATCTTCTTCCAGATTTTACCTCCGGTGAAAAGTTTGTCTCAATCTATTTCGAATGTGCAGAAAGGGGAAGCTTCTCTGGAAAGGGTATTAGCGATTCTGGATGCTGACGTGAAAATAGATGAAATCCCTAATCCTGTTCCTATTTCTACATTAAATCATTCGATCGAGTTTAATAATATTGGTTTTTACTACGATAAAGACCACACGATCCTTAAAAACTTCTCCCTCTCTATTCCTAAAGGGAAGACTGTTGCTCTTGTAGGGCAGAGCGGAAGCGGTAAAACTACAATTGCCAACCTTTTAGCAAGGTTCTATGATGTTTCGGAAGGAGAAATTCTGATTGACGGAACAGACATCAAGCATTTAAAATTACAGGAATACCGCAAACTCCTGGGAATGGTAACCCAGGAATCTGTATTATTCAATGATTCTGTTTACAATAATATCCTGATGGGTAAGCCAGATGCTACCAGAGAAGAAGTAATTGCTGCCGCTAAAATTGCCAATGCAGATGCATTCATTACAAGACTTCCTGAAGGATATGAATCCAATATCGGAGATGATGGCGGCAAGCTTTCCGGAGGCCAGAAACAAAGGGTTTCTATTGCCAGAGCAGTATTGAAAAACCCGCCAATCATGATTCTGGATGAAGCCACTTCCGCACTGGATACGGAATCTGAAAGATTTGTGCAGGATGCGCTGGAGAAAATGATGGAAAACAGAACTTCTTTAGTGATTGCCCACCGTCTTTCAACCATTCAGAAAGCTGACTGGATTGTGGTGATGGAAAAAGGCGATATTGTGGAACAGGGAACCCACCATGACCTGATTGCCAAAAGAGGAATGTATCACAAACTTGTTGAGCTTCAAAACTTCGACTAA
- a CDS encoding M28 family peptidase, with amino-acid sequence MKKLTYFTLSLFSIVTFAQEVSRERVKTVLSTLASDEMKGREIGTQENENAANYIAKLFKENNLEYCTGKSYLVPFDYNGKTVYNVCGVKKGKTDLYLGFSGHFDHIGTSDKTGDNIYNGADDDASGITTLVGIADYFKNKKPEFSMVFMAFNGEEKGMLGSRAISTDKNLDPIYNKMTALFNFEMVATESQWGKNALYMTGDGFSDLDELFNKNAVNGLKINADPYAKQQLFYRSDNVSFVKKKIIAHSFSTVDMTKASHYHQENDDLHVVNFDNMTQIINNFGKTLDKLSPKNFAPKYNDQVKF; translated from the coding sequence ATGAAAAAGCTAACTTATTTTACTTTATCACTCTTTTCCATAGTTACATTTGCCCAGGAAGTTTCCAGAGAAAGGGTAAAAACCGTTCTTTCTACCCTGGCATCAGATGAAATGAAAGGCCGTGAAATAGGAACTCAGGAAAATGAAAATGCCGCCAATTATATCGCTAAACTTTTTAAAGAAAATAATCTGGAATACTGTACAGGAAAATCCTATTTAGTACCATTTGACTATAATGGAAAAACAGTATACAATGTCTGTGGTGTCAAAAAAGGAAAAACAGATCTGTATTTGGGATTCTCAGGACATTTTGATCATATCGGAACCAGTGATAAAACCGGAGACAATATTTACAACGGAGCAGATGATGATGCCAGCGGAATTACCACTTTAGTAGGCATCGCCGACTATTTTAAAAATAAAAAACCGGAATTCTCTATGGTGTTTATGGCATTTAATGGGGAAGAAAAAGGAATGCTGGGTTCAAGAGCTATTTCAACAGATAAAAATTTAGATCCTATCTATAATAAGATGACCGCACTTTTCAATTTTGAAATGGTAGCCACAGAATCTCAATGGGGGAAAAATGCATTGTATATGACAGGAGATGGATTTTCAGATCTTGATGAGCTTTTCAATAAAAATGCGGTCAACGGATTAAAAATCAATGCAGATCCTTATGCAAAACAGCAGCTGTTTTACCGTTCAGATAATGTAAGCTTTGTAAAAAAGAAAATTATTGCCCATTCATTTTCAACGGTAGATATGACGAAAGCGTCTCATTACCACCAGGAAAATGATGATCTTCATGTTGTCAATTTTGATAATATGACGCAGATCATTAATAATTTTGGAAAAACACTGGATAAACTGAGTCCTAAAAATTTTGCCCCAAAGTATAATGATCAGGTAAAATTTTAA
- a CDS encoding DUF4293 domain-containing protein — protein MLQRIQTIWTLLAVLAAVFLFITGQDVVISDSIPLLTIACIVLVLTGALSIFSFKNRKRQILLNTVSIIINVLLIGVLAYWLLNLSGGIHFPEKGIEPVFPLIAVICLLIANVYIRKDERLVKSVDRLR, from the coding sequence ATGCTACAGAGAATACAAACCATATGGACTTTATTAGCAGTTTTAGCTGCGGTTTTCCTTTTTATAACGGGACAGGATGTTGTCATTTCAGACAGTATTCCTTTACTTACTATTGCTTGTATAGTCCTTGTTCTAACAGGTGCATTAAGTATTTTTAGTTTCAAAAACAGAAAAAGACAAATTTTGCTGAATACTGTCAGCATCATTATAAACGTTTTGTTGATTGGTGTATTGGCGTACTGGTTACTAAACTTATCCGGAGGAATTCATTTTCCTGAGAAGGGTATTGAGCCGGTTTTCCCATTGATTGCGGTGATCTGTCTGCTTATAGCAAACGTTTACATCCGTAAAGATGAGAGGCTCGTGAAATCTGTAGACAGACTTCGATAG